The genomic DNA ataatattattattgtaaaaaaataaatatatccaatAGTAAATgccttaataaattaatatacaaTATGAAAACTaaatagtaattattattgtccataaagaaataaatatatccaaagaaatatattaatcaCTTATCgttatttcataatttcaaGGATTTCATTCGTAAATAATTGTTCATAATCTTAAGGAAAGGGAATTatttaaaatctaaaaataaattttaaaagttcaatCAAGAAATGTCACATCGAACCCATTTTATCAGAAATTATTCAAACTCGCTAAACATAATACATTAAATGTGATTGAGAATAGAAATAAGCTTAATACTAACTATAAAAATTGATAGActttatgattattattcattaattaattaaagataaggaatctaaatttttaagattttgaaattatttttctataaatcAGATTGATGATCGTGATTATGTATATGAAGTGTCTTACATGAATTATTTCCTGAAACTCctcaattaatattatttagcgTGGATTTGAAATTTACCCTTTTGAAGTTTATAtagcataaaaaataaattttctatacatTAACATAATTGTAAAACGATATCAATTAGTGtcttcatatataaatttttatgatgaaattttatttataaaatccaTGCAATACATGAGTTCAATAACCTagtatataagtaaaattgactcctaCATCATTAAAtgctttttcatttataacacaaaattattaaaataatttatttataaaaataaatgagatgACTTGaaatgatttatatatttcatataatttcttattattttatatgaacttattgtaatataaaaataaaaatgaattatttcaaaaaaggaTATCATAAAatgttatatttaaaaaaatacgtattcaaatttttgtaaatatgTAATATACAACGATTATTGTATGAAACATAAAATTGGTATTGAAAATAGTTTACTTtgttaaaaagtaaatatatttttcaaaaatcaggCTAATTATTgtaagaaatgatatatacatGCGTGTGTATtaaaatgaacatatatatacaatgcaaatgatataaaactacacataaattaattaattaattaattatataatttataaaaaattatgatcttataaaagaaaattttatgacaTAACGTTATGAACTTAagctcataaataaaataaaaataaaacttaaaaatacGGATCTCCTaaacaatgttttaaaatGAACGAAACAAatgttcacccaaaaaattaatatatgcgATAGATCTATATtaacaattaatttaaaaatgagatacaaattaattgaaatagttaattttaaattattattataatcatcaacttactctaatttataacaaaaaactATTGAAGAttgttatttaaaaataaaattaaaaattattttttaataagagaATTGATGTTTCAAAATGTGAATAATTGCAATAATAAATgatatagagatatatgaaaatgaacccgtgcaatgcacggaACAAAAAAACTAGtcatatagtaaaattgactccaCTTTGCTTTAAGTAGGGTCATAGTTAGTAAGGTTAAAATAATCAATTCATAATTACAtaacaatgaaatatttaatttgatattattatatggatagggattaaataaatatataatataatgcttATTAAGTGGGACTGTTTGttgcaaaatagtaaaattagcctaattttattatctaaTTATCACATGaaacttgaaattaattattaaaaatattttagtgtGTTAAGAAGGCAAtatgtttttgaaaattcaaaataatgttataaaaatgatatataattttttaaaattataaataaaaatataatttttaaaaagttctaatcttataaatgaaaaatattatgatatagCGCTATGAGCTTAAActcataaatataattttcaaaaaggtTGTGgtcttataaatgaaaaatattatgatataaTGCTATGAACTTAAACttataaataaaactaaaaataacattttaaaagtaagaatctcataaatattgtttaaaaaatgagaaaaatgaaGTTTCATTGTAATTactaaacttaatatatgtcaATCTATATTGATAATTAACAAAACTATGATGATGCatatcaattgaaataaatagtttcaaaatattattataataattaacttgctatgtggcaaaaaaaaataacttattcttatttttaacaaaaaaaatgttaagataaatatttaaaattatatttaataattgaaaatttttattatttttagttaGAAAATCTGGGTTTCAAAATGTAAATTATTACGATAAGAAATGGTATAtgaatatatgaaaacaaactCGTGGAATGCACGAGATATTGAGCTAGTTATAACTAATCTTATAAGAACAGTAAAATCCTTACTAATTCCTATGTTAATACACCATATGAATTAAATGAtaacatttaattttaaaatttaagaatTATAACTAATCTTATAAAAACTTAGTTAAGTACATCTTCATTCAAGTTATTGggtcattttatctaaaagtattcatatttataaaagttaatataTGGAATATTAGTTATAATAAAGTGCAAgcaaataatgaaattaaaaattatgattggTTTTAAGAgcataattttttcataaattaactAAAGACATGTTGTAATTGTATAGCGGTatcagaaaatatattttcagggtacaattttatctaaaagtattcaaatcctgaattaattttttaagaaattaaattgataattatagtgatatatatatattagatgaATTCATTATTTAAGGACTTctgatatatatttgatatatatttctctATTACAAGTCTGAATTTACTGCATTAAAATTTAtacaataagaaaaattacatGTTAACAGAAACTATATATTAAAgtaatcttaattttttttttgaaaattatattgatGATTGCAATGATGCATATATTACATGAATTTCTTACTTAACaacttttgatatatattcttctattACAAGTctaaatttacatatatatgtttatatatatatatattttcacatgCTAATGCAaactataaattaaaaaatttaaattttgaattaattttcttagatattaaattgataggttaaataaaaaaattcaaattttcaaaaaagtcgCAATTCCATATAaatttggtttgtaatgaaaaAAGCCATATGTTTTTGCTCCTAAAGTCAGCCCCGGCTAGCATCTCCTCTCATGGACCATTtctgagaaatttttaaaatatatttttttaaattacaaattaaaatttggaacaaaactgtgacttttttgaaaacttaggttatttttgtaaagaaaagagaatatGATCAGATTATGTGTAAATTTTGTGGGTCTCGTGAAGTCCACGTAGGCAAATAGATTGCAAACTTAACATAATGATAACAGAAAGTCAAATCTGAGACGATTCTCAAAACATgcgattttttttgttacaaaacaaaatttaggacaaaactgagatattttacaaaacttaaattttttgtgtaatttgccatatattatatatatatattcttttattataagTTTGAAATTGCCCCCATTAAAATTTAAgcaatatagaaaataaacttattacaagttaataaaaattatgaatatataccAATTATTGTTGTTATATTTAAActtttgtaataatttttttataaaatccgTATAATGCACGGGTCTAGATAACTATGGGAAATATTTTGATCAAGTCACGGAAGGTCAAGTCACTCCTCTGACCGTTAAATCTTCATTGTTGTGCCTTCTTCCTTCACTTTTTGGAAGATCCAACGGGAGGCCCCAGATGGATCTCTCTTGACTTTAGGGAACAATTTCTGGATAACTAGTGATAATATAAAAGGGTCATTGGCCTTTACTAGTATTGATCAATGAACAGATAACCTTTTGACATTGGAATTTGCTCTTTCGAGACTTCACTAAAATGCGAAAGAGCAAAGCCTTTGCGGCTTGCTGTGAACATAATTTAAACATCACGAATGGAAAGTCCTGCAGTCAAAATACAGAATAGAGGGAAATTTTGAAACCCTGAGCAAAACAAGACGACTGAAATTGGGGGCAATTGATGGACATCCCCCCCGCTACAAGTGGGAGCAAAGTGGGCCACTTGCCTGTTGATTAGGGTTTCTTGCCTATGCTTATCAACACTGCGAGGAACAAGAAAAGGGAGAGAGGAAAATGAACAAAGGGAACAAAGAGATTCTCATAGACAGAATGTTCATAGAAGAGGAGATTTTGATGGCTCCCAAAACAGTATACTCGATAAATGTAAAATAGACGTCTTATTTTTTATCAAcaatatcataaaaaaaaactatttaagATGATACGTGTATTTTTTATCAACaatatcataaaaaaagaacttaAGATGATACGTGTATTATAAGCAAATAGAAGAGAAATTTAGGGAAAATTCAGAGTGAAATTTTTCATCAATCTACAATTTATGTACATCAATTTACTTGTAGAAACATATTCTAATAGctttcaaatttcaattctAATGACTAATTTGAAAACAATTGTAAAATTACATTACATAATCAATATTAAAAGTCGTCCATCGCCAATAGGGTGTAGGGACTTTTCTCCACTcgcctcttcttcttcttcttcttcttcttcttctttttcccgatttttgaaatttttattctttcaaatttcctattttttttagtgtttTCAAATACGATCCAAATAAAAGTACCACCTAATGTGATCGACACTTTATCGGTACCACGTAATCCATTTGACACTTTATGCTAAACGATCTGATTATTAGGTCAACGGATTACGCCCTTTTAATGTTTCCAAATCCGCCGCGAATAAAGATCCACATAATTCGGTCAACACATTATATCAAAACGATCCGATTGTTAGGTCGATGCATTACGCCCAGTGTTTTCAAATTCGATTCTAGTAAGGTTCCATGTAATTCAGTAGACGCTTTACTCAAAACGATATGATCGTTAGGTCAATTGTAACATCCCGACTTTTATAGTGCTTTTATAAGTACATGTTCACATATTAATAGTTTTCATTAGATTTATTCATTGATTACTGatatgatttttaattttaagaagATAAGTATTAAACTTGACTTTCCATGTGTCATCATccattttattgttattagCTCATCCAATTTTAAAGTGCCACATATCCATCTCGATCCATTTCCACCGCCTTACCCACTTCTTTAAATTGCAAATCCCCATCTCGGCCATTCTTCATTCCATTTGCTAAATTTCAACATAATGAGAGAGCCACAGAGAGATTGAATGGCCGAGagggaaaatggaaaaaaaaatggaaaaataggAAATGATCAGTTTTTCGAGGTTTTGATGTTCGGGGACTTCACGGTGAGTAACCTATTATTAAACTAGTacttttattatcattatgtCGGTATTTTTAAAACTGCATTGTCATAACCATGTCAATGTCACGGATcatgcatgtatttttatataatcgattatgatatttgaaaatgagaagttgcatttttatataatcgattatgatatttgaaaatgagAAGTGAGGTATTGAGTTGTGTATATGAGATTGATGGGAGTCGGTGAGTCCTGTGGCGCCCGAAGCCAGTCATAAGCCGAGCAGTAGGAAAGGGTTGCCTGGAACAGAGAAGCTGCCAGTGTGGAGCCGCCATTTTGATCGGGAGCTGGAATGGGGCGCAGGGACGATCTGAGTTTTGGAAGTCTCGacgatatttttatgatattagGTTGTGGTTATTCATTGAGCGTCAAGCTCACCCCCCCAAATATATTCTCAATGTTTTACAGGTTAAAAATGGCGGTGGATCATGGCCTTTTATCGGGAATTTTACTCGGCCAATCGAATTTGTAATTATCTGAATATTCATAATTTGTATGAAAATTCATGTGTAATTATCGATTTTTATCGTAGTAAAATTTTCGGATTTTACATCAATGCATTACACTTTTTTGGTGTTTTTAAATTCGACGCGAATAGAGTTCCAGTAATTTGGTTGACGCGTTATGCCAAACGATCCGATTGGTAAGTCGACGTGTTACGCCCTTTTAGTGTCTTCAAATCTGACCCGAATAATGTACCACGTAATCCAGTTGACACGTTATGCCACATGTTGCAATCGTTATAGTCGAAccatttccaaaaaaatattcttaccCAAACTTTTATCTAGAAAAGTTGGAAGAAATTACATATTAGAAGTACTAGATATAcaaattatgatatatatatatatatatatttttttattttagttcgtgaatacaaaatcttttttgtctaccatttttttttattttcttcttttgtccAGTATTTCTTAAACTTCAGCCGACAAGGTAACCCAATTGATCGATCGGGTCAAATGACCCGATCATTATGGTTGTACCAGctattctttaaaaaaatataatatcacATTTTTCATCCATATGGTATACaagtttttctcatttttttccaattactaTAGAATCTGACACAATACATTTTACTTTATTATTTCTATCTATGTTATCTTCTTCTAAAGAGTTATAGATATATCAtgtactttatttttctttacgAGTTTTCATTCATAGACAATGACTTTCTTTGCCTATATTGTATCTTTCTTAGAAATTATACTAATTaaacacatactttttttaattataagtaATACTTTATCTCCCTTTATTCATATGAAATAATCCAACGATGCAAATGACTTCGttgttaatttaattttcataaatttataaaatgcaaacatttttcatttttttaagtcCACCATGTCTTGATTtatgtaatattattttcaaatcttaTTCGTTCATCTCATTTTAAGGGCAAAACAATGAGCTTTATATTTAAGACTCAATCTATTTAACACATTAACACACACtccatgaaataaaaataataatatcatatatGATAACATGAATTATATACAATGGAGTTAAGCTAACattcatatttaaaaattaagaagaaaatatgGACGTATATGAGGAATGAATTCCACCATCTGTCAACTAAAAATTTTAGATTGATCATTTGcccataataataattatcctTCATTATAAACTCTTATATAATGGGAGAATGCTATCTTTTATatttgggcaaattacaaaaaaaaaaaaaaccaaattttgtaaaaagtctcagttttgtcttaaattttgttttgtaacaaaaaaaccataagttttctaaaatatctcaaaaatgacatccgttataactttcgtcaatttttgctgctgatggtgggtctctttaacagtccacgtaggtcacacgtaggcaaaaattgacggaagttataacagaggtcatttttgagacattttagaaaacttatggttttttctgttacaaaacaaaatttaggacaaaactgagacattttacaaaatttgggttttttttgtaatttacccttttatattctatgaaatattaattagtgtcatcttttcaaaaaattagatTATTTACATAATAGAGAGTTTGAAATTTTTACTAATAAGTAGTCTTATTATtagtttcaattatacattatattgattattatatAAACCACTATAATGAACCAAAatattaaacaaaaattttctACTGTGGCACCTCGCGGGATCGCCGCCCCtagttcataattttttattataaaaagtaTGTAATCTTAAAATCAATCATATTAATTAGACTTATTTTACATATCCATTGAAATTGAACGAGTGTTCTTGAAAATAATCCATGCAAAGTTACTTTGATATCTACGTTATATTAaataagggaaaatgacagtggtggtcctataagtttgtcaatttttgaCATCGAGTCCTAAATATTTCACTTCGGAAAAACAAGTCCTAAAAGGCTTGAAAAATGTCAGTGTTGGTCCTAAATCTAACTGACCGTTATCGTCTACCTGCGTGGACCTAACATCGTCAAGTTGGCCGTTACTCTGATGACGTGACACGTTCCTATTGGATTTGTGAGAAATTTTCGATGCATTCACCGAGCTGCTCTTGCTCCCTTGCTTTTGTTTTCGAGCTTGCATTCTTTacaaaataatacaaaacaTCCGTCgaggaaaaaaatgattacACATTCTTTATAGAGAAGCTAAATTAAAGTTCACCTCCACGATTTCGAAAGTCTGGAAGAAAATGGAAGCTATGGAAGATATCGGAAGCTACAGAGCACCGAGATTCCACATTTGGAAGAAATTTCAAGTCGGattggggaaaggaagagaagagcGAGAATCCGGAAGTTTTAGGGTTTCGACCCGAATTGAACTTTTTAGGTTTCAACCTGAGATTTCGAGTTTTCTATTCGGGTCAAGGGTGCCACGTCATCATTTAATAGACACGTCGAAGGAGTTGACGGCGTTAAATCCACGGTGGCAGGTCAGTAACGGAAGCGGACGGATAGGACCACCGTTGACATTTTTTCAAACCTTTTAGACCAATTCTGacacttttctaaaatttttaggACTTGATTTTTTGAAATGAAACTTTTAGAATTCAATgtcaaaaattgacaaatatTTAGGACCAgcagtgtcattttccctatTAAATAAGTATATCTTGAAAATAACCCacgcaaagaaaaaaaaactagtattatatatattcatcgattttcctttttaattaatgttaataatttgaattgaaaatattcaaatctTGTCGGAGCAGAGACTCTCCTTCTCTTCAATTCATtgttcagggaaaaaaaaaaggaggaagaaaGAAGTCGAGCAAAGGTTTCTCCACTGAGCTGCGCCGGCCGTGCTCTAGTTTCAGCATTGACTGTCTGGAGCTCTGAAGATGATGCATTAAACCCATCAAAATCTTCTCTTTTGTACTTCACTGTCCAACTGGGGAAGCATCCTTCTAGGGTTTCGCTGGCCGAAGCACAGTCTTGTCTTTCTGGGTCTCCGGGAGTTTCTCTTTGGCCGGTGAATCGGTAAGCATTGAAGCCCTTTAAGCCTAACGCTCTCGTTTTCTCTGCTTCCCCGGCAAAGTAACGTTTGAACGGTTTTCTGGGCTATTGCTGAATTTCCGCGGTCGCGTTGACTAAGACAAGAACTGGGTCTGGATCGTGTGCTTCTGTTTCTGGTGCCGACATTGTTTCTATGTGGAACTATGTTTCAGGGATGtctgtaattttttaaagatttaccgaaaattcctttttttttttttcagtctTGTAAGATTCGGGTAAATATTGGGAGGTTCTCTTGTTTCGGGTGCAGGACACTTTCATCTGATATTTGATATCTTTGTATAGGGTGATATCACACTTTGTGCTTTATCCGAATTTGCCGTTCTGCTGGTGATTTTTTGCTTCCACGATCACGAAACAGGACTGAAGGAAATGCACTGTGCTTTTGCGGAGGTTGTATTCAGTTTGAGATGTATTAGGTGGGAGTAGGTCGGTAATTGGAAATGGGCTCGCTGTTTAGATATCAAACTGTTTTCCAGAAGAGAAATCGGAGATGGCTATTAGCTGTTGTTGCGGTTGCATCGACCCACTTAATGCTCCAGTCCCTGCTGCTTCCTTATGGCAATGCTCTTCGTTCGCTATTACCTGATCGCAAAGCTTCAGTTGAAGAAGATGGGAGCTTCTTTCCTgggatttcttcttcttcgaaaTCCTCGGTGGCTCGCAATCCTCTTACAGTAGTAAATGCTTCGGAACCAACTAAGGCTTTCGTCTTAGTTGGGACTGCAAAAGGCTCTGGTGATCTTAATGCGGGAGATGGCCATCATAGTACCATCGAACTTAATGCTGATGATAAGTCCAATAATGTGTCTTCTTTGTCCGGGTTTACAGACAGTGTCGAATCGCTGGCTATGGGAGGCCAAGGTGGTAATCTTGTCCCTGAAATGGGTGGAGATATCGCTTTGCTGCAGACTCTGGTTAGAAATGAGAGTCTGCTATCAGATGGTTCCGCTGCAATCGATTCTCCAGTTGTAACTTCTCCGTCTAACATCAGTTTTGTTGAAGACCCAAAGTTAAATGAGATGGGTTCTGTTGGTTCCTCAAATGCTTCAGAGAGTGCTATAACTGCTTCCAAGAATGAATTATTGGTAATAAGTTCTCctggaaagaagaagatgcggTGTGATATGCCACCCAAATCAGTTACTACAATTGAGCAGATGGAACGCATATATGTACGAAACCGAGCTTCTTCGCGATCTATGGTATGAACCTTTATAGTCACAATACTAAGTTGTCCTAGCAATACAGTAGATTTTGCAGGAGATGTAACTAATTTCATGTTTCTAGAGACCAAGATGGTCCTCAGTGAGGGACAAGGAACTCTTGGCTGCGAGGAAGGAAATTGAGAATGCTCCAATTGCTGTTGGAGATCAAGAACTCTATGCCTCGCTATATCGAAACATTTCCATGTTTAAAAGGTAAAGCAAAACTTGATCATATTGGACATCAATATGATTACTTTGCACTTCATGGCACAATCAACATTTCTTGTAATTTACAAATTCAACCTTGTTTTGTCTTGTTCTCTCATTTATTGAAATAATGGATAAtggaaaagtgaaaatttcTCTAGTTTTCATGAATGCAGTCTTCAGCGAAAATGAGTTCTGATGATTCATGTGACCATGCTTTTGCAGGAGCTATGAACTTATGGAACGCATACTCAGAGTCTACGTATATAAGGAAGGGCAGAAACCCGTGTTCCATCAAGCGATACTCAAGGGATTATATGCCTCTGAGGGGTGGTTTATGAAGCTAATGGAGGGGAACAAGCAGTTTGTCGTAAAAGACCCTCGAAGGGCTCACCTATTTTACATGCCATTCAGCTCCCGAATGTTGGAGTATAAAGTGTATGTCCGGAACTCTCACAATCGAACAAACTTGCGTGAATACTTGAAGCAGTACACTGATATGATATCAAGAAAATATCCGTTTTTCAACCGAACAGGTGGATCCGATCACTTTCTGGTTGCATGCCATGACTGGGTATGCTATTTCTTCCTCCCtgccttttttccttttcttttcgatATTTTGAAGTGGAGTAAGTTGGTCTATGTTTTAAAGGAGGCTAGAAGTTTCTTTTTAGGTGGGTAAACAAGCTTACCTCTTTTTGTGGCTCTCCTGCAATACACCGGCATGCTTGGAAAATTAGTCGTGCAGTTTGCATTCTCCTCTGTTTGCTATATTCTCATAATAGATTGGTTGCATTCTTACTGCTGCTTGATTTGTCTACCTGCTCTCTTCACTCTTTAATCAATTTACgttttaaaagttaattattttGGAGAATCATTACGGTTTTCTGTTTTATTACatgattgaaaattttcaaaaatagagACAGTTTTCATGCTATTGTTTGAAAAGATAAGTcatctttctccttttttaagaaataataatttaagaaAGAAAACCAAACAGTCTCCAGATTTGCACTATCAAAAAGATACTGATTTTTGAAGTTCCAAATGCATCTTGACTTGATCAATCTCATACTCAGGCTCCTTACGAGACGAGGCACCACATGGAGCGATGCATCAAGGCCCTCTGCAACGCTGACGTGACCCAAGGATTCAAAATCGGGCGTGACGTCTCTCTCCCTGAGACATACgtccgatctgcaagaaatcCACTCAGAGATCTTGGAGGCAAACCTCCTTCTAAGAGGCACATCCTCGCTTTCTACGCGGGTAATTTGCACGGTTATTTCCGTCCGATCCTGCTCAAGCATTGGAAGGACAAGGACCCCGACATGAAGATCTTCGGCCCGATGCCCCCTGGAGTTGCAAGCAAAATGAACTACATCCAACATATGAAGAGCAGCAAGTATTGCATCTGCCCCAAGGGGTATGAGGTAAACAGCCCAAGGGTGGTCGAGGCCATATTTTATGAATGTGTCCCTGTGGTAATTTCCGATAATTTTGTCCCACCGTTCTTTGAGGTTCTTGATTGGAGCGCATTCTCTGTAATTCTGGCGGAGAAGGAGATCCCTAACTTGAAGACAATTCTGGCATCCATTCCTGAAGAAAAGTACAGGGAGATGCAGCTCCGGGTTAGGAAGGTCCAACAGCATTTCCTCTGGCATGCGAAGCCCGTGAAGTACGACCTCTTCTATATGACCCTTCATTCGATTTGGTATAACCGAGTGTTTCAGGTAAAGCCAAGATGATGTAAAAGGTGCTTGTGATTGTCTCTAATCAGTTGTATGTAAATGTTTTGTGATCTGTACATATTTCTTTGTACGATCTTCTTGCGAAAGAAATCCGGAATAAGAAAGATTTTGTACTGAAATTCTTCCTGTCAATTTACGGAATCATTGTTGAGTGAAGCTTGGTGTGTTATGCTTCCTATGGTGGTGTGTGGCAAAGCACTAATTGAAtgctaaaattaaaatcttaaacACTTAATTGATTTAAGCTTGTTTGGTAAATgttctaattttttcttttttatgaactTGGGGCTCAAGCCAAAATTAAGAAAAGTTAAACAATACAAAGCACGTGTTTGTTTGGACTTAAATTAAGTACTCAAAATTAAGTGTTGAAAATTTAATCACCTAAGAGAATAAGTACTTCAttgattaagtcaaaattATTTGGTAAAATAGTGTTGAAATTGTGTAGTTTTCAAGagttattatatttatatcataGCCCAATATTTACTCTTTTTACACTTTGAccctagattttttttatttcaattactaaaaaataaaaaatgaaaaaaaaggggagaaCATAGTGAGATTGGAGAGGGAAGGGCAGTGGTGGCTTTGGTCCCGGCTACCACCGTCCAAGGCAAAGCCGTTGACgacaaaagtaaaaaatgagaaaagaatgaGAGCATATTGAGATCAAAGGGGGAAGGGGTTGTGCGATCTATGAGAAGGGGCGGTGGTGACCTCCACTGCCACGAATGAGGTCGTCGGCGACCTTGCTTGTGGTTCCGAGTAGTGGCGGTTCCCATCTCTGTTGCCACCGCCCTTTCCCATAGATCACACAGCCCCTCGCTCTCTAACTTTCTGCGAGAAAGTCATAAAAATGGACTAAACTACAATTATAGAATAATTCAAGAGCACCCTGCAAATATGATAAAATGGCCAGCAAAAATCTAATGAATGATGAAGCACGTAATTGATAACTACTTAATCAAATAAGTGAttaaaagttagttacaaGTTAATTATAATGGAAAATTGATGggagaaagaggaaaagagaaaggCTGAGGGTTCAATCTACTTAATCATTGAATCAAAATCTACTTAATGAGTGAGTAATAAAAATTGGCTTAATCATTAAGTAATTTTTGACTCAATGATTTAGTAAATTGAACCCTCACCTttcctcttttcctctttcttccatttatttttcattataactaacttgtttttaatttaaaagcACTTATTTGATTAAGTAATTATCAAACACATGCTAGGTAATCGCAAATCTACTTAGTGATAAAGTGCTCTCTTTACTGcttcattaaattaaatcactttttattttgcaTTATCAAATCagctaaataaaattaagtgcCGGATGTTTcattt from Punica granatum isolate Tunisia-2019 chromosome 2, ASM765513v2, whole genome shotgun sequence includes the following:
- the LOC116197172 gene encoding probable glycosyltransferase At3g07620: MGSLFRYQTVFQKRNRRWLLAVVAVASTHLMLQSLLLPYGNALRSLLPDRKASVEEDGSFFPGISSSSKSSVARNPLTVVNASEPTKAFVLVGTAKGSGDLNAGDGHHSTIELNADDKSNNVSSLSGFTDSVESLAMGGQGGNLVPEMGGDIALLQTLVRNESLLSDGSAAIDSPVVTSPSNISFVEDPKLNEMGSVGSSNASESAITASKNELLVISSPGKKKMRCDMPPKSVTTIEQMERIYVRNRASSRSMRPRWSSVRDKELLAARKEIENAPIAVGDQELYASLYRNISMFKRSYELMERILRVYVYKEGQKPVFHQAILKGLYASEGWFMKLMEGNKQFVVKDPRRAHLFYMPFSSRMLEYKVYVRNSHNRTNLREYLKQYTDMISRKYPFFNRTGGSDHFLVACHDWAPYETRHHMERCIKALCNADVTQGFKIGRDVSLPETYVRSARNPLRDLGGKPPSKRHILAFYAGNLHGYFRPILLKHWKDKDPDMKIFGPMPPGVASKMNYIQHMKSSKYCICPKGYEVNSPRVVEAIFYECVPVVISDNFVPPFFEVLDWSAFSVILAEKEIPNLKTILASIPEEKYREMQLRVRKVQQHFLWHAKPVKYDLFYMTLHSIWYNRVFQVKPR